The Cellulosimicrobium cellulans genome contains the following window.
GACTCGTGCAGATCGTGCTGGGCGGAATGATGACGAGCGCCTGGAGCGCCCGACACGTGCTCGTCGGCGCCAGCGGGGTCAGCGGTGCCATGTGCGTCGGCGCCGTCGTGTGGAGCCCGCTATTGACTCCGGCGGCGATCGCCTACTGGTTCGCCGTCCTGCCCGGAATGCTGTGCGTGGCCGCGGTCGACATCGCGTCGGTGCGCGTCGCGCTGAGGAGTGACGTGCGCGACCACGCCCGGGCCGTCCGGCAGGCGCGCCGGTCGGCCCGGGCGGCGACGCGACTCGTCAGGAGCGGGGCGTGATCCGGCCCACGAGGTGCAACCGGCCCTTGCCGTCCCACGCCTGGTAGACGACGCCCGTCGTCGGGTCACCCGCGCCGTCGGGCACTGCGGGGGCGACCTGCCCGACGGCGTCCCGCACCGCGGCGGGCACGTCGCCCGCGGGGCGCAGGGCCACGTCGACCGTACTCGGCAGCAGGACCGGCTTCGCGAACGACACCGTCCAGTCGTACGCGTCGCCACGGCGTGGCCCCGCCTCGGCGAGCGCCCGCGCGGCGGTGTACATCCCGTGCGCGATGGCGCGCGGGAACCCGAACGCCTTGGCGCCGAGCCCCGACGTGTGGATGGGGTTCCGGTCGCCGGAGACGGCCGCGTACGCGCGACCGGTCGCCGGGCCGAGGGCCCAGCGCGCCGTCGGGAGCGGGGGGACGAACGCCTCGGTGCCCGACGCCGCCGTGCCGTCCTCGTCCGCCGGGTCGCCGGGGAGCGTGACGCCCTTCGCGAGGTACGTCGAGACGCCCCGGTAGGCGAGCGTCGTCGCCGGCAGGCCGGTCCCGGAAGCGCGCTCCTCGTCGGTGCGCTCGACGGAGACCTCGGTCACGAGGTCCACCTGGACCCCGCGCCGGTGCGGACGCAGCCGCTCGGCCCAGGCGCGCACCTCGAGCGTGTCCCCGAGCCGCACCGGACGCAGCACGGACACCGAGTTCGCGAGGTGCACCATGCCGAGCAGCGGCAGCGGGAAGTCGGTCCGGACCATGACGGCCGTCGCGAGGGGGAAGCCGAGCACGTGCAGGTACCCGGCGGGCAGCACCTCCGAGGGCGCCTCGCCCACGAGGCGCGCGTACCGCGCGAGGTGCGCGGCGCTGCCCACGTGGCCGGGTGCGGCGGCGTCGCCCGTCGGCACGCCCGCGACGCGGTAGGTGACGTCGGGCAGCGCGAGGTCGCGTCGGCCGCCACCCCCGGGGAG
Protein-coding sequences here:
- a CDS encoding MaoC/PaaZ C-terminal domain-containing protein, with translation MTAAPTSTDGAAATPAGTPPARVETLPAIPGLGGLYVRGVAASGRIAAAHRLPGGGGRRDLALPDVTYRVAGVPTGDAAAPGHVGSAAHLARYARLVGEAPSEVLPAGYLHVLGFPLATAVMVRTDFPLPLLGMVHLANSVSVLRPVRLGDTLEVRAWAERLRPHRRGVQVDLVTEVSVERTDEERASGTGLPATTLAYRGVSTYLAKGVTLPGDPADEDGTAASGTEAFVPPLPTARWALGPATGRAYAAVSGDRNPIHTSGLGAKAFGFPRAIAHGMYTAARALAEAGPRRGDAYDWTVSFAKPVLLPSTVDVALRPAGDVPAAVRDAVGQVAPAVPDGAGDPTTGVVYQAWDGKGRLHLVGRITPRS